The sequence CCTGATACTCCGGTCTGACATACGGAGCGTCTCCCTCGGTATGGAGACATACAATTTCGACATCTCTCAGCTCAGCCGAACGAGCTACCATGGCGGCAATCAAACGCTGCGGGGTTGCCGCGGCGGTATGAAGAAAAACCCGGTTACCTGAACGTATAATTCCAACAGCATCTTCAGCGGAAATCATCCGAAAACTCATTACTACCCCTTTTTAACAAAATGAAAAAACTATCCGGCTCCATTATTTTTCCTTCGAAGATAGGCCGGTAAATCCGTAAGGCCCTTCTGTATCTGGTCTTCCTGCTCATCCGCACTGCGCTGGGAATGGCTGTTATTGTCACAGTCCGGCAGTTTCTTTTTCATGCCGACCTCAAGAGGATCATGAATAGAAATCTGACGTCTGATATAGGTAGGAATCCTCAAATCCTCATCCTGGCTGTCAGGCAACCCGGTTACCACCGTACGCAAGGCAGGAGAGAACTGCCCCTGACGATGATCGCTGCTTCTGGAGGCAGGCTGCGCCTTGCTCTGCGAACCGGACTCGCCGGCATCCTTCCGCTTGAAACCGGTAACGATAACCGTTACGCGGATCTCTCCGGAGATCTGCGGTTCATCGACATATCCGTTAATGATTTTCGCTTCACTGCCAACCTGCTCTTCGATATAGTTCATGGCATCGGTCATATCACGCATGGTAACTTCCCCGGTAATATTGACCAGAACTCCCTTCGCTCCCCTGAGCGATACGCCGTCCAGCAGCGGGCTGTTAATGGCATCGGAAGCCGCTTTCAATGCTCTGCGCTCTCCGGCTGCCGCAGCGGAACCCATTACGGCATCTCCAGCTCCCGACATGATGCTTTTGACATCGGCAAAATCCACATTGACATGTCCGTGACGGGTAATGATATCCGCAATCCCTTTTGCCGCTCGATAGAGCACGTCGTTGGCCATGTTGAACGCATCCGTCGCGCTGACCCCTTCCTCGGCAATACTGAGTATGGTTTCATTTTCGACAACAATCAGGGTATCGATGAATTTTCGGAGTTCATTAATGCCGCCATCGGCAATGCGGGCTTTGACCTGTCCCTCGAAATTAAACGGCCTTGTCACAACGCCGATCGTCAGGATGCCCATATTTCTGGCAATCGAAGCAATAACCGGCGCTGCGCCCGTTCCCGTACCTTTGCCCATCCCGGCCGCAATGAACACCAGATCAGCACCTTTCAGCTGAGCCGCAATAATGTCACGATCATCCTCGGCAGCCTGCTTCCCCTTTGCAGGATCGGCACCCGCACCCAGTCCGTTCGTAGCTTTCTTCCCGATCTGCACTCTGATCGGGGCCTTTGAATTCAGAAGGGCCTGTCGATCGGTATTGAATACGATATATTCAGCCCCGCTGATTTTACGGTCGATCATATTGTTCACGGCATTGCCTCCACAGCCCCCAACGCCGACAATTCTTATCGTAACACCTTTTCCCTGATCGCTGTCGAAGAGCCCCGGGTCCAGTTCAAATGCCATTATTTATCTTCCCAAAGTTTTATTCTTACGCCAGATCGGCATAATTAGAGTTGTTCCCAGAATTTTTTGAGCCGGTCGACGATTTTGTTGCCGGCAGGATTCAGGGCGGTGGCACCTCCGGTAACAACGGTCGGCGAAACTTCCACTCCCGGAGATTCGTCTCCGCTTTTGAACGGCCCTTCAATAACCTGAGTTTCCCGCTGTTCCTCGAAAATACTGTTCTGAAGTGAGTGGGCAACAAGCCCCATAACCGTGGCATACATGGGATTATTGACCGATCCCTTGATCCCTCCTGAAACACCCTCAGGATAACCAAGACGCACATCAAGTCCAAGGACGTCTCTGGCCAGCTCCTCGGTTCCCGGCATCAGGGCTCCTCCTCCCGTTATGATCGCTCCTGCATTGAGGTACTCGTAATACCCCGAACGCTTGATCGAGTCTCTGACCAGTTCGAAAATCTCCATCATTCGCGCCTCTATGATCATCGTCAGCGAACTTTTGGGAAACGATTTCTGAGGCCGGCCTTCGATTCCCGGAATCAGGATGGTCTCATCCTCGCCAAGCATTTTACTGTAGGCATAGCCATGCCTGATTTTCAGCTCCTCGGCAACTTCATGCAACGCCTTGACCCCGTGCGCTACATCATGGGTGACGTCATTTGCCGCGACTTTGACCACTTCGGAATACCGTATGGCTCCATCGATGTAAATCGCAACTTCGGTCGTGCCTCCTCCGATATCGATGACGACAACTCCGCTCTTCTTTTCGCTCTCTTTCATAACGGCAATACCCGAAGCGACCGGTTCGAAAGTGAGTGCGCTCACATCAAGGCCGGCTTTTTCGATACACTGCTTGATATTCCGGATCTTTGTCCGTAAACCGACCACAATATATGCGCTGCCTCTCATGGTCGTTCCGGCCATGCCTATAGGGTCGAGCACGCCATCCTGATCGTCAACGATAAACTCCTGAGGAATCACATGAATGATTTCATGATCGATATCCAGATACTTGATGTTGGTTTTCGCTTTTTCAAGAAACCGCCGAACATCGGATTCATTGACAATGCCCGTCTGGTTCACGCTGATTTCGGAATTGCTGTGGATACAATTGACATGAGCGCCGGAGATGCCCACATTAACCCCCTTGATGCGAATCGAAGACTCTCGCTCGGCATCGGCAATAGCTGCCTTGATGGCAGCTACGGTCTTATTGATATTGACAACCGTGGCCCTCTGAAGACCGTCAGAATTGGAACGTCCATTCCCGAGAACGTTGAGCTTTCCGATCTCATCTTTTTCAGCAACAACCACACACACCTTGGTTGTCCCTATATCGAGCCCTACGGCTATATTCCTTTTGAGCATTGTCACGTAACTTGCATGATTATCACAGGGAGACCTCCTGCTGAATATCCGGAGATTCATATCCCCTGGTAAATACCCTGTCCCTGAACCTCAGATCAACAGCATCGAAATGATCAAGACCCTTTTTTGAAACAACCTTTTGCCAGAATATCTCGAATTTTTTCAACTTTTCCTTAAAGTTCCCTTCACTTCCGAGGATAAACCGGGTAGGCGAGCCTTTTGCCCTGCAGTAAGTCATCCCCCCGGCAACAAGATGAATCTCGTTTATCAGAAGTCCCGCGTATTCCGATGACCGCAGAGCCCCTATCAAATCCCGGATCTGCGTGCTGTCACTCACTGTCAGTTTTTTGACGCCCCTGCCGTAATCAAAGGCCCGGGCTATGCCGAAAATCCGGATAAGGCCGGGGAAAAAAGCCGTAACCTCCCGGGTTTCCGGCAGAAGCAGCCCCTCTTCGTCTATAACCATACGACTTCCCCTGAAGAGCGTCAGGGCTATAGGTACCCTTTCCGCCACCCTGACTCTGATAATACCGTTCAGTTCCCGGCTTACTGAAACGTTACGGATATACGGTATCCCGAGCAGCCTTTCCCTCAACTCCGCAACATCAATATCCTGAAGATTTCTGCCAACAAACCCGTTCAGCTCAGATACGAGCTCGGCTCGGGGGATAACCCTTGCCCCTTCTATGACAACCTCACGGACAACGATCTCTTTCTTCCAGTGCGACGCATAATAGGCAAGACCGGCAAGACCGGCGAAAACCGACAGCAGAATAACCAGCAGAGCTTTCCAGCTTCCGGACCCTTCCGGCTGCATCCGAGAACCCCCGGAGGTATCGGCTCCTGTGCTTTCGGGAGCACCCGCATCGCCGGGATAATCTTCGAACGGAGAAGGCGTATATTCAGAATCGGACATCGGCAAATTTATTTAGAAAAACCTGACTCAGGCAACGTCGGCTGATCCGGTCGGAAAGAAATGCCGAAAATCGATCCTCAGCAACAGATTCTCTCTCTTCAGAACAGCATGTCTCGTTAAGCAGTTTCCCGTTTCAGCAGTTTAAAAGCCGCCAGTTAAACTGCTTATGTTACAGAACCGTTCCGAAGCTCTTCTGCAAGCCCGGAAGCCATATGGGTAATATCTCCCGCACCCATGAAAAGCAGCATATTGCCGTCGGAACAATGCTCCCGCAAAGAGCCGGACAGCGTTTCGCGTCCCTCGATATACTCGACATGTTTTCCTCCGGCCCTCCTGACCGCTTCAGCAACAAGATTTCCGTTCACGCCGGAAAAATTTTCGGCTTTTTCACGGGAAGGGTAGACTTCGGCAATAATAACGCTGTCGGCACGCGAAAGCGCCCATCCGTATTCATCGGCAAACTCCAGCGTTCTTGAAAACAGGTGCGGCTGAAAAACGGCAATGATCCGCGAATCCGCCCATCCGTTTTTGGCCGCGCTGACGGTTGCCTTTACCTCTGAAGGGTGGTGGGCATAGTCATCGACAATCATAAGACCTCGACCGTTATCATAGCGAATCTGAAACCTTCGCCGCATCCCGCTGTAACACCCAAGTCCGGCAATAAGCTTTTCAGGAGCGATTTCCAGTTCAATACCTGCAGAAAACGCAGCAAGAGCGTTAAGCACATTATGCCTGCCGGGAACATGCAGCCTTACCCCTTCATATCTGCTGCCGAACGCCGTGATGGTAAAAACCGTATGGTTCTTCTCCATAACAATATCCGAAGCCATAACATCGGCATGCTCCTCTATCCCGAACGTCGTATATCGACGATTGAGCATGGGAATGATCTTCCTGATTTCAGGCCAGTCCACGCAGCAGATAACCCGTCCGTAAAACGGAACCTTGTCGGCAAAAGCGATAAACGCGTTTTTCAACTCTTCAAGCGTTCCATAGGTATCCATATGCTCCGATTCAAGACTGTTGACCAGAGCGATCGTTGGCGTCAGCTTGAGAAATGCCCGGTCATACTCATCGGATTCAATCACCATGTACTTCCCCTCCCCGACAACGGTACTGCCCCCGAGATAGTCTGAAACGCCGCCGATCATCACGGTAGGAGACTCGCCGGACTCCATGAGCATGGTGGCAATCATGGCCGTTGTGGTGGTTTTTCCATGGGTGCCCGATATGCATATGCCATACTTGTAACGCATGAGCTCGCCAAGCATCTCATCGCGCTTGATTACGGGAATTCCGGCCTTTTCAGCTGCAGATATTTCAACGTTCTCGTCCTTTCTCACTGCAGAGGAGTAGACGACAACATCGCATCCCTCAATGTGGCCGGCGCTGTGGCCCCTGTAGATAATCGCGCCATGCTCGGCAAGCTTGTCGGTCACTTCTCCTGTCTGAAGGTCCGAACCGGACACGTCGAATCCTGATTTCAGCAGCAGTTCCGCTATCGCACTCATGCCGGCACCGCCGATTCCTACGATATGTATCCGTCTGGTTTTTCCAAGCTCCATGGTCATCTGCTTACGGTTTTGCGAGTTGAATGATTCGGCGGGCAAGCTGCAGCGCCGCATCGGGATGGGCAAGTCTGCCGCAGGAAGCCCCCATTGCCGAAAGCCGGTGCGGATCATGCAGCAGATCGAGTACGATCTGCTGCGCTTCCGGGGCGTCAAGATGGCTGTCATCGATCAGCATGGCCGCTCCGGTACCGACAAGGGCCTGAGCGTTGTATCGCTGATGATCTCCCGTAGCATAGGGGTAGGGAACCAGTACGGACGGCTTTCCGGTATTGGTCAGTTCCGCAATGCTCGAAGCTCCTGCACGACACATCACAAGATCCGATGCCGAATATGCATCTCCCATCTGCTCGATATACGGGCCTATCCACAACCTCCCGGAATGTTTTACCTGCTGACGGATCCGATCGTAATCGAGCGCTCCGGTCTGCCATACAAGATTTGCCCTTTCAGTAATCGCATCGATCC comes from Chlorobium limicola DSM 245 and encodes:
- the ftsZ gene encoding cell division protein FtsZ codes for the protein MAFELDPGLFDSDQGKGVTIRIVGVGGCGGNAVNNMIDRKISGAEYIVFNTDRQALLNSKAPIRVQIGKKATNGLGAGADPAKGKQAAEDDRDIIAAQLKGADLVFIAAGMGKGTGTGAAPVIASIARNMGILTIGVVTRPFNFEGQVKARIADGGINELRKFIDTLIVVENETILSIAEEGVSATDAFNMANDVLYRAAKGIADIITRHGHVNVDFADVKSIMSGAGDAVMGSAAAAGERRALKAASDAINSPLLDGVSLRGAKGVLVNITGEVTMRDMTDAMNYIEEQVGSEAKIINGYVDEPQISGEIRVTVIVTGFKRKDAGESGSQSKAQPASRSSDHRQGQFSPALRTVVTGLPDSQDEDLRIPTYIRRQISIHDPLEVGMKKKLPDCDNNSHSQRSADEQEDQIQKGLTDLPAYLRRKNNGAG
- the ftsA gene encoding cell division protein FtsA encodes the protein MLKRNIAVGLDIGTTKVCVVVAEKDEIGKLNVLGNGRSNSDGLQRATVVNINKTVAAIKAAIADAERESSIRIKGVNVGISGAHVNCIHSNSEISVNQTGIVNESDVRRFLEKAKTNIKYLDIDHEIIHVIPQEFIVDDQDGVLDPIGMAGTTMRGSAYIVVGLRTKIRNIKQCIEKAGLDVSALTFEPVASGIAVMKESEKKSGVVVIDIGGGTTEVAIYIDGAIRYSEVVKVAANDVTHDVAHGVKALHEVAEELKIRHGYAYSKMLGEDETILIPGIEGRPQKSFPKSSLTMIIEARMMEIFELVRDSIKRSGYYEYLNAGAIITGGGALMPGTEELARDVLGLDVRLGYPEGVSGGIKGSVNNPMYATVMGLVAHSLQNSIFEEQRETQVIEGPFKSGDESPGVEVSPTVVTGGATALNPAGNKIVDRLKKFWEQL
- a CDS encoding cell division protein FtsQ/DivIB; the encoded protein is MSDSEYTPSPFEDYPGDAGAPESTGADTSGGSRMQPEGSGSWKALLVILLSVFAGLAGLAYYASHWKKEIVVREVVIEGARVIPRAELVSELNGFVGRNLQDIDVAELRERLLGIPYIRNVSVSRELNGIIRVRVAERVPIALTLFRGSRMVIDEEGLLLPETREVTAFFPGLIRIFGIARAFDYGRGVKKLTVSDSTQIRDLIGALRSSEYAGLLINEIHLVAGGMTYCRAKGSPTRFILGSEGNFKEKLKKFEIFWQKVVSKKGLDHFDAVDLRFRDRVFTRGYESPDIQQEVSL
- the murC gene encoding UDP-N-acetylmuramate--L-alanine ligase, which gives rise to MELGKTRRIHIVGIGGAGMSAIAELLLKSGFDVSGSDLQTGEVTDKLAEHGAIIYRGHSAGHIEGCDVVVYSSAVRKDENVEISAAEKAGIPVIKRDEMLGELMRYKYGICISGTHGKTTTTAMIATMLMESGESPTVMIGGVSDYLGGSTVVGEGKYMVIESDEYDRAFLKLTPTIALVNSLESEHMDTYGTLEELKNAFIAFADKVPFYGRVICCVDWPEIRKIIPMLNRRYTTFGIEEHADVMASDIVMEKNHTVFTITAFGSRYEGVRLHVPGRHNVLNALAAFSAGIELEIAPEKLIAGLGCYSGMRRRFQIRYDNGRGLMIVDDYAHHPSEVKATVSAAKNGWADSRIIAVFQPHLFSRTLEFADEYGWALSRADSVIIAEVYPSREKAENFSGVNGNLVAEAVRRAGGKHVEYIEGRETLSGSLREHCSDGNMLLFMGAGDITHMASGLAEELRNGSVT